The region CCGTCACAGGTAGCCGCGGGCGGCGATGTCCTCCAGCACCGAGGCAAGGACGTCGACCCGCGCGCGCTGATCGGCCGCGTACGCGCGAACGGACGCTGCGGCGTGCTCATCAAGGGGCTGGCGGTCGGGTGCAAAGGCCGGCTGCTCGCTCATCCGGGACTCCTGGGCTTCTCTCGGACGTGTGCCACCATCCGTAGCGCCAGGCCGGGCCATCGGACCCCGGTACAGACGAACCAGGCCACCGCGAAGCTGCCGTCACAGCTGTAGCGGGCGAAGGCCACCAGCATGGTCGGCAGTGACACCAGCAGTGAGAGGCTTCCCGCGGTCTTGATGTCCACCGCGAACAGCAACACGATCGTCGGGATCAGCAGCTCGCCCCCGGCCACACGCATGATCGCAGCGACCACCCCGATGCCGAAGCCGGCCACGACTCCGCACGGCACCTGAGCCCACAGCGGCAGCGCGGGCGTCTCCAGGACGGTGGTGTGCGTGACCATCAGGGCCGCGGCCATGAGCACAATCAACGCCGCCAGCACCTTGTACAGGGTGGATGGGGTGCAACAGCCGCCGCAGCCCGGCTCCACACGGGCGTTCTAGCAGGTCAGATGTCAACGCAGTCTGGTGCGCGCTCGTGTCGCAGAGCGATGTTCCTCCGCCGGTCAGAGCCGGGATCGCCGGTCGCGGAGCACCTTTGCGCGGCTTAGCCTGAGATCAGGGGCCTTCGAGTGGAAGGGAACCTCGAGATGCATTTCGTCCTGATCGCGACCCACACTCCGGAAATCTGTCCGACCTCCAACGCGACAACGCGCGACCTGATGCTGAAGACCGGTCCTGACGTGCCGAACCTCGCCCAGAAGGCAGGCGTCGAGATCGTGGCCGGTCCCTTCGTCAACCGCGAACACACGATTGTCGCGGTCGTGCAGTCCGACAAGGTCGAGAATGTCGACCGCTTCCTGATGGAGTCTCGTCTCCCGCACTGGAACCGTGTCCGCGTGCTGCCGTCGCTGACCATGGAGGATGCGCTCACCGAAGTCGAAGCGCAGACCCCGATCTTCTGACCCACCGCTCAGGCACGCGGCCGGTGCTTCGGTGCGGACGGTGCGGCCATCGTGAAAGCCGTGTGCGCCGCGCGGGCGCGGCGGGTGCCGACGAGCGGCCACAGCTCGTGAAGTACGAGGTCGGTCACCGGCAGCTGATGTCCGCCCAGCCTTCGGCTGGTGGTGCTCGAAGCCACCGAGCGGATGCGACTGGACCGGGAGCGGGTCGCGGCAGATACCGCTCTGGTAAACGGCAAGGCTGCATGGCTCGTACAAGGCGCTCGTCGCTATGCGCTCCGGCTCGACGCCGAGCCACCGGACCTTACCGACCCGCGTTCCCTCCCCCCGACGCCCGAGCTGTTGGTCTCCCTTCGGCAGGAGCAAAGGGGCGACCTTCCCGAATAGAGCCTGCTGCGGAGTGACACCAGAAACTGGCCGCGGGACCTGTCCCGGTCCGCGGCCCATCGGCTCCGATGGCCGTCAGCCGACGGAGTCCAAGTGATCTGGTGGGGGACGCGCGGCATCTGTCGCCGTCGGCGCAGGAGGTTCTGCGGTTGCGGGCGGTGGCCGCGTTGGTGGCGGGGCGGGACCGTGAGGACGTTGCGGCGGTGTTCGGGGTGTCGTTGAAGGCCGTGGACAACTGGTGGGCGAGGTGGCAGGGCGGGGGCCGGGACGCACTGCTCGCGCAGCCGCGTGGTCGCCCGGTGGGGGTCCATCAGGTGCTGGGCGAGGCCAAGCAAGCCGCCGTGCGCCAGGCCGTACTTGACTATCGGCCGAGCGATGTGGGCCTGGTGGGGCAGTGTGGAGGCGGGGCTGATCGGTGACCTGATCGCGAAGCTGTACCGGGTGCGGCTGACCGAACCGGGAAGGGCAAGTACCTAAAGCGGTGGGGGCTTTCCTTCCGGCGTCCCGACAAGCGGGCGGTGGAACAGGACCCGCGGGCAGTGCGGCGCTGGCACGAGGAGACCTGGCCGGCGATCCGGGCCAGGGCGAAGGCCGAGGGCGGTGAGATCCTCTTCGCCGACCAGGTCGGTGTCCGTTCCGATCAGGTCACCGGCCGGACCTGGGGCGAGAAGGGGCGTACCCCGATCGTGCGGCGCACGGGCAACCGGTTCTCGGTGAACGCGATGTCCGCGATCAGCACCAAGGGCCGGATGCACTTCATGGTCTTCACCGAGACCTTCGACGCCACCGTGATGTGCCGCTTCCTGACCGGCCACGGCTCGCCGACCGGCCACAGCATCGCTGCACTTCCTGCCCCCGTGCTCGCCGGAGCTGAATCCCGACGAGCTGGTCAACGCCGACCTCAAGCACAGCCTACCCAAAGGCCACCGGGCCCGGAACCAGGCCGAACTCGCCGCCGAGACACGCCGATTCTTCCGCAGACGCCAACGCCAGCCCCACATCGTCCGCGGCTACTTCCACGGCCCCCACGTCCGCCACACCCTCAACAAAAACCCTTTGAGTTTCTGATCAATAGGTGTGAATCAGATCGGACATATGAAGCTGCAAGAGCCGTCGTCACTTTTCGGCCACTCGCAGCACATCCGGGCGAGGCCAGCATCACGCTCGACCTTGTCGCGATCGAGGAACTCCGTGACGATGCGGCCGTCTTCAATACGCGTGACCCCTACTTGCTTTTTGAAGTCGATCTTCAGTATTTCGAGCTCCAACCTCCTGCATTTCACCGCATACCTGTCAGCGGCCTCAGGGTGCTTGGCGAATAGTTTGTCGACTTCTTCGAAGAAGTCAGGGTCGCGCTCCGGTCCGCAGGCGGGCTTGGTGTTCATATCTACACTCCCCAGCGTTGCGCGCTTGGATCCCCCAATCCATGGTCTCTCTGCCATGAGCCCGGTGCCACCGGGCCCAGGTACGTCCCCCGTTCAACCTGTCAAAGAGACACGCTCTAACTTGACTCTGTCGGGGATCTTGGACCCGTCGAGGTCAGGTACCCAGAATTCGCCATGACTTCGGCCGGGGTATCTCGCGCTGGTCGAGGTAGTTCTGGAAGGCAGCTCGGTGCGGACGCGAAGTTGCAGGTCGCGGAGCTCTCGCGGGGGAAAGCCCACGGTGCGGGCGCTGTCGGCGGTGGTGGTGCACTGGGTGCGGGCCGGGCAGGGCTGGCACTGGCTTTTGGTGAACCTGGCCACGATCAGCGGGGCGGCGGTGAGCGAGGAGGTCGGGTAGGGGCCGTGCCAGCCTTGGCTGACCTGGCCCTGGGGGCAGGTGACCTGCTGATGGTCGTAGTCGATGTGGAAGTCGTCCCGGGCAAAGCCCTCGCTCCGGCGGTGTTGCCGGGTGGGGTTGCTCCGGAGCGGCCCGGAGACGGTGACCTGGTGTTCTCGGGTGGCTTGTTCCAGGCGGGGCAGGGAGGTATAGCCGGCATCGACCAGGTGCTCGGCGGGCAGGAGTCCGCGGAGGGCCAGGCGGGTGTGGATGCCGGGCAGGACCTGGCTGTCGTGGGTGGTGGCCGCGGTGGTGGCCACGTCCGTGATCACGTTGGGGCCGTCGGGAGCACAAGTCTCGGTCAGGTGAGCGGAAAACCCCTTCCAGCTGATGATGTGTCCGTGCCGTGCGTAGCGGGCCGAGGTGTCGTAGGGAGAAACGACCGCCCGGGACGAGGGCGGCAGCCCGAGCCCGCCTTCCGCCTCGGCAGTGCACCAGCGCCGGTGGCCTGCGGCGTCACGGTGGTAGTTCTGCACCATGATCTGGCGCAGGGCCTGGACGCGAGGGCCGGACGTGTGGTCTGTTCCGTGCTGGTAGAGGTGCTCCAGGAGCCGGACCGCGTCGTTTCCAGTGGCAAGGATCCTGGTCTTGGGCTTGGTGGGGTTCTTGCCCAGGCGGACCGGTCGGCCGTAGCGGCGCCCCCAGTCCTCATCGACCAGCTCGTCCAGCAGGTGAGGGGAGGTGCCGGCGACCTCTTCCAGTGCGGCGCGGACCGCCTCGGTGATCAGCTCCAGGCGAGTCAGGTCACGCACCGCGGCCAGGACATGGGTGGAATCGGTGCGCTGGGTGGTGCGCTCGCGCACCAGTCCGGCCTCCTTGAGACGGGCCAGCGCAAGGTCGAGGAGGCGGTCAGCACGGTTGCCTTCAGCAAGACGATCGCGGAAATCGGCCAGCACGCTGTGATGGCACCCGGGATCGTCCAGCTCCATGGCCATCGCGTACTTGAAGTCGATGCGGCAGCGGACCGCCTCGGCGGCCTGCCGGTCCGACAGGCCGAGCAGGAACTGCAGCACATGGGTGACGGTGAGTTTGTCGTCCTCGGTGAGCAGGTCCTGGTGGCCGCTGGGGGCCGGATGTGGAGCGGCGACCTCGCCGCCGCCCACGGACTCGAATCTCCGACGAGCTCTACATGGCCCGCGTCTGGGCGCTCATCCGCAAGGAAGAAGCCGCCCGCACCGGCGGCCGCCCCACCGCCTTCACCCAGGCCGCACCGGTCGACTCGCTGCCCGGTACGCCGGGCCCGGGCGTTCCGGCCTGGGTGTGGAAGTACAGCGTGCTGGCCCTGTCGTCGGGCGGGTTCGTCGCCCTGGCCGGGTTCGGCGTCGGGGCCGCTGCCCCGGGCCTAGCCCACATCGACGACATCCTGTCCGCGCTCGGTCAGGCCGTCATGACCATCGCCATCCTGGCCGTCCTGGTCAGCGTGCTCCTGGCCCCGGGCACTCGCAAGCGCCGCGGCGGAAACGGCGGCACCACGGTGACCATCAAGAAGGCCGTGTTCAAGCGCAACCGCTTCAACGGCTGACCAGGCCAGCGGGTGTCAGTCCTCGTACTCGACCCACGCTTCCGCGTACGCCTCGACGTATATCTCCTCCACCGCGGCCGGCTCCTCCACGGCCTCGACCCACTCCTCCTCTTCCACCCACTCTTCTTCAACCCATTCGCCGTCCACTCCAGCTCCTCCCCATCGCGCAGCGTCGCCTCAGCGTGATGCACAACCCTCCCC is a window of Streptomyces agglomeratus DNA encoding:
- a CDS encoding TSUP family transporter; translated protein: MEPGCGGCCTPSTLYKVLAALIVLMAAALMVTHTTVLETPALPLWAQVPCGVVAGFGIGVVAAIMRVAGGELLIPTIVLLFAVDIKTAGSLSLLVSLPTMLVAFARYSCDGSFAVAWFVCTGVRWPGLALRMVAHVREKPRSPG
- a CDS encoding helix-turn-helix domain-containing protein, translated to MAVSRRSPSDLVGDARHLSPSAQEVLRLRAVAALVAGRDREDVAAVFGVSLKAVDNWWARWQGGGRDALLAQPRGRPVGVHQVLGEAKQAAVRQAVLDYRPSDVGLVGQCGGGADR
- a CDS encoding transposase, with amino-acid sequence MGGGEVAAPHPAPSGHQDLLTEDDKLTVTHVLQFLLGLSDRQAAEAVRCRIDFKYAMAMELDDPGCHHSVLADFRDRLAEGNRADRLLDLALARLKEAGLVRERTTQRTDSTHVLAAVRDLTRLELITEAVRAALEEVAGTSPHLLDELVDEDWGRRYGRPVRLGKNPTKPKTRILATGNDAVRLLEHLYQHGTDHTSGPRVQALRQIMVQNYHRDAAGHRRWCTAEAEGGLGLPPSSRAVVSPYDTSARYARHGHIISWKGFSAHLTETCAPDGPNVITDVATTAATTHDSQVLPGIHTRLALRGLLPAEHLVDAGYTSLPRLEQATREHQVTVSGPLRSNPTRQHRRSEGFARDDFHIDYDHQQVTCPQGQVSQGWHGPYPTSSLTAAPLIVARFTKSQCQPCPARTQCTTTADSARTVGFPPRELRDLQLRVRTELPSRTTSTSARYPGRSHGEFWVPDLDGSKIPDRVKLERVSLTG